In a single window of the Dreissena polymorpha isolate Duluth1 chromosome 3, UMN_Dpol_1.0, whole genome shotgun sequence genome:
- the LOC127871054 gene encoding uncharacterized protein LOC127871054 has product MAGKPELPHGYLGAQSKFEEFGLSTESHFEPEIHTDTNQLEVKIRTSKPSKVTANLTHCGRSEELPQHVFTQTKDNVVSFLVSLPEVGYYKLQIFALLLPDDSKTLPGVYNYLINCTKLSSAIVNYPKQFAQWKEGCYIVEPASLSSHGNLSNVRFEAFIPNAKSSAIVADGTWSHLSRNAAGLWEGRVDLTPYKGRDAKVTLNANYGEDNKFSTLLEYRI; this is encoded by the exons ATGGCTGGAAAACCGGAGCTTCCTCACGGGTACCTGGGTGCTCAGTCGAAATTCGAGGAGTTTGGGCTCTCAACAGAGAGCCACTTTGAACCGGAAATCCATACGGACACCAATCAG TTGGAGGTAAAGATCCGTACGAGTAAGCCCTCCAAGGTCACGGCCAATCTGACGCATTGCGGAAGGTCCGAGGAGTTGCCTCAACACGTGTTCACGCAGACCAAAGACAACGTCGTCTCCTTCCTGGTGTCCCTGCCCGAGGTGGGATACTACAAACTTCAGATCTTCGCCCTTCTGTTGCCCGACGACAGCAAGACGCTTCCGGGAGTTTACAATTATCTCATCAACTGCACCAAGCTCTCAAGCGCGATCGTTAATTACCCGAAGCAGTTTGCGCAATGGAAGGAGGGCTGCTACATCGTCGAGCCAGCCAGTCTCAGTTCCCATGGCAACCTCTCTAACGTCCGTTTCGAGGCTTTTATACCGAACGCCAAGTCATCCGCCATCGTCGCCGACGGAACCTGGTCACACCTGTCTCGGAACGCCGCCGGTCTGTGGGAAGGCCGCGTTGACCTCACCCCGTACAAAGGTCGCGACGCCAAGGTCACACTGAATGCCAATTATGGCGAAGACAATAAGTTTTCCACCCTTCTCGAATACAGAATATAA